A genomic segment from Aspergillus chevalieri M1 DNA, chromosome 7, nearly complete sequence encodes:
- a CDS encoding uncharacterized protein (CAZy:CE10;~COG:I;~EggNog:ENOG410PM0R;~InterPro:IPR001375,IPR029058,IPR013094;~go_function: GO:0008236 - serine-type peptidase activity [Evidence IEA];~go_function: GO:0016787 - hydrolase activity [Evidence IEA];~go_process: GO:0006508 - proteolysis [Evidence IEA]): protein MPLTATYKQVSTKITTDIYLPAPTSSPCPVLINIHGGAFMLGDSRMISIPQVDDCLSRGWIVVVPNHRLCPQVNIRDGPLRDVRDCLEWVYSDDGLDRFLRSNEEASRVSVDKEKVMAFGTSSGGMLACGLGYGVPRPPRAILNFYGAVHFTHPCWTQPIPTIQSKLPPDLTSSFLDQVYTQVPIPISSNVSLEGQSETGQSAGPDFSRPRDAFAFTQIANGTVIQACCPDPDVRREIDPVLNVKKWFPPTFVVHGLEDKMVSIEVSRELVRVLKEAGVECGMVEVPGEGHTFAMVMEVGGRTWELQRQGFEFLERVISS from the exons ATGCCACTCACAGCAACCTACAAACAAGTCTCCACCAAAATAACAACCGACATCTATCTCCCTGCACCAACTTCCTCTCCATGCCCCGTCT TAATAAACATCCACGGCGGCGCCTTCATGCTAGGTGACTCGCGCATGATTTCAATTCCCCAAGTAGATGACTGTCTGTCGCGCGGTTGGATCGTCGTCGTCCCGAATCACCGGCTGTGTCCGCAGGTGAATATCCGGGACGGTCCGCTGCGTGATGTGAGGGATTGTTTAGAGTGGGTTTATTCCGATGATGGATTAGATAGGTTTCTACGTTCGAATGAGGAAGCGAGCAGGGTGAGCGTTGATAAGGAGAAGGTTATGGCGTTTGGAACGTCGAGTGGAGGGATGTTGGCTTGTGGATTG GGATATGGCGTCCCCCGTCCACCACGGGCAATCCTAAATTTCTACGGCGCAGTCCACTTCACCCACCCATGCTGGACGCAACCGATCCCCACCATCCAATCCAAACTCCCGCCAGATCTCACCTCTTCGTTCCTTGACCAAGTCTACACCCAAGTACCTATCCCAATCAGCAGCAACGTCTCCCTAGAAGGCCAAAGTGAAACCGGCCAAAGCGCAGGCCCCGACTTCTCTCGCCCCCGCGACGCCTTCGCCTTTACGCAGATCGCCAACGGCACCGTGATCCAGGCGTGCTGTCCGGATCCTGATGTGCGGAGGGAAATTGACCCCGTGCTTAATGTGAAGAAATGGTTTCCGCCGACCTTTGTCGTGCACGGACTGGAGGATAAAATGGTTTCGATCGAGGTGAGTCGGGAGTTGGTACGGGTACTTAAGGAGGCAGGGGTGGAGTGCGGGATGGTAGAGGTACCTGGGGAGGGACATACGTTTGCTATGGTGATGGAGGTTGGAGGAAGGACTTGGGAGTTGCAGAGGCAGGGGTTTGAATTTTTGGAAAGAGTTATTTCTTCTTGA